GCAGAAAGATAGGCAAATTTTACAGCGCCGCCGGCCTCTGCCGCCGCTTCGCGGTAGGTCTCGGGCGTGCGGTTGCCGCCCGGGGTCAGCTGGTCATATTTCGGCTCATAGGCGTTGAATGCCTGAAGCGCGCCGAGATAGGTCGGCCAGGTCACCAGCGCCGTGTCGTTCGGAGACAGGAAAAGCTTGCCGAGATAGTCCAGCCCCTGCTGGGAGCCGGAGGTGATGAAGATGTTTTCCGGCTCGGCAGCGATGCCGATCTTCGCCATCTCGCCGGCAAGCCAGCGGCGCAGCGGCAGATAGCCTTCGCTGACGGAATACTGGAGTGCAGCACTGACCGTCGGGCCGCTGAAGATTTCGGAATAGACCGACTGGAATTCTTCGTTTGGAAACAACGCAGGATCGGGAATGCCGCCGGCAAAGGAGATGATGTCCGGCCGATCGAGCAGCTTCAAGAGCTCGCGGATTTCCGAAGCGCGCATACGGGAAGAGCGCGTGGCAAAGATTTTTTCCCAATCCAGCATGGAAGTTTCCTCAAGATTATATTTTGGGAAACAAGACCACGCCGAGGGATTTAAGTCAATGTTACTGACCTAAATAGACCCGTTCGAGAATAGGCAAATTCTTGCCTTCTATCATCCAGCCTGAAAGGGAGACATTCGGCGCAATGCGTACCAGCTGATGCAACCGGACAGCGCCGCACCTTCCTCCACATCAAACCGCCAGATCACGTTTCGCCGGTATCTTCGCCCGTATACAGGCTTAGCAGCACGAGCACGCCGATAGTGCACAGTATAACGGCATCGAACCACGCAAAATAGTTCATAATGGTCGTCATCACACCATCCTCCCGGTTGTGGAACGAGACACGACCCGAGCTTGTTCCTCCTGCGTTGATTTTACAACTTAATTCTTTAAACAAATCAACAATCTATACTGCATCGCAACAATCGTGACGTCTAAAATAATTTTTCTTGCCGCAGTTTAACGAACCTTCCGGCTGGGAAAGGACAACGCATCTGCAGCAAGGAAACATTGGGTGGCACACCCCCAGCCACGAACGCGCCCAAAAACGCGAAAAGCCGGGGACGAGCCCCGGCTTCCGTAGTTCGTCCTGGGAGACGAAGATTAGTTCTTGGCCTTGTCGACCAGCTTGTTCTTGCCGATCCACGGCATCATGCCGCGCAGCTTGGCGCCGACTTCTTCGATCTGGTGGTTGTCGTTCATGCGACGGATACCCTTGAAGCGGGCAGCACCCGAGCGGTATTCCTGCATCCAGTCGGAGGTGAACTTGCCGGTCTGGATGTCGGTGAGAACGCGCTTCATTTCAGCCTTCGTTTCGGCCGTGATGATGCGCGGACCCGAGACGTATTCGCCCCATTCCGCCGTGTTGGAGATCGAGTAGTTCATATTGGCGATGCCGCCTTCATAGATCAGGTCGACGATCAGCTTCACTTCGTGCAGGCACTCGAAATAGGCCATTTCCGGGGCATAGCCGCCTTCGACCAGCGTTTCGAAGCCGGCGCGGATCAGCTCGACCAGACCGCCGCAGAGAACGACCTGTTCGCCGAAGAGGTCGGTTTCGCACTCTTCCTTGAAGTTTGTCTCGATGATGCCCGAACGGCCGCCACCAACGCCGCAGGCGTAGGAGAGAGCGAGGTCAAGCGCGTTGCCGGAAGCGTTCTTCTCGACGGCAACGAGGCAGGGCACGCCGCCGCCCTTCTGGTATTCACCGCGAACCGTGTGGCCCGGGCCTTTCGGCGCGATCATGACGACGTCGAGCGTGTCCTTCGGCTCGATGAGGCCGAAGTGTACGTTAAGGCCGTGTGCAAAGGCGATGGCAGCGCCGTCGCGGATGTTGTCAGCGATCTCGGCCTTGTAGATATCGGCCTGCAGTTCGTCCGGGGTTGCCATCATCAGAAGGTCGCCCCACTTGGCGGCCTCAGCAACGGTCATGACCTTGAAGCCATCGGCTTCGGCCTTCTTGATCGTGGCCGAGCCGGCCTTGAGCGCGATAACGACGTTACCGGCGCCCGAGTCCTTCAGGTTCAGCGCGTGGGCGCGACCCTGGGAGCCGTAGCCGACGATGACGACGTTCTTGGACTTGATGAGATTGAGATCGGCATCACGATCGTAATAGACGCGCATTGTAGTGTTCCTTCCCGTTTGAGTCTTGAATGGTTTGTTGTCTTCCCGGCCTTGTCCCTCAGGACGCCGCCGTATTCTCGCTCGTGCCGTAGAGCCGGAGAAAGGCATCGATCGCCCTCTCCGCCCGCCGGTCGAAATTCCTGTCCTTCTCGGTGATCGGCTCACCGAGCAGCATGCGCAGGTGCAGGTCGGAAACGACCAGCCCATAGAGCGTGCCATAGGCCTCTTCCGCATCGTCAAAGCGCACCAGCCGTGCGCGGCGCGCCGCTTCGAGAAGCGCACCTGCCCGCTTGCCGATCTGGCGTCGGCCCCGCTCCTGCAGCATGTGACCAAGCTTCGAGCCATCGCGGCTCGCCTGACCGATTGCCAGACGATTGAGCGCCAGCGAAACATCGCCGGAGAGAACCTCCAGCAGATCGCGGGCAAAGGTCACCAGCAGTTCGTGCAGCTTGCCAACATCAAGACGTCCGGCATGAGCTTCGAAAGTACGGACCTTGCTCGCCTGAAAACCGATCATCGCCGACAGCAACCCGTCGCGATCACCGAACCACTTGTAGAGGCTTTCCTTCGAGCAATTGGCAGCGCGCGCAACACCCGCCGTCGTCAATGCCTTTTCGCCACCATCGACAAGCAGCCGCAACGCGCTGTCCAGAACGGCGTTCTGGCGCGGCGAATAATCCGGCTGGCTGGGTTGGACGGCGATCTGCAAAACAAGCTCCTCAATCAGTACCGTACGGTACGGTTCGTAGCTTATGGCCTAAAGTTTTCGACCCGTCAAGCAGGTTCCACCCAGCTTTGACAAACTGCTCTGTCCTTGACTTTTATTCCCGGCGAATTACCCCGAAATGGACGCATCCGGTAGGTTTCGCCACCTTCCGTTTCGCTGCCCGCTCCGATACGCTGGACACCAGCCGCAGCATCCCGGAGCCATTCATGCAGCATCGCTTTACCCGCGCCGCAACCCGTATTGCCTTCGCCTTTGTGGCAGCAACAGTGAGTATTCCCGGCGCGGCTTGCGCCCAATCCGAGGGCGAGGTCTATAGCCGCATCGAGCAGTTGCATGGCAATGCCGAGGCCTTTTCCGGACCGTTCCAGAACCTCACGGATGCCATGCGCGACGGAGATGCGGAAACCGTTGCCGACCTCGCCGAATATCCGCTCGAGATCCATGCAAATGGCGAAACCTACGACATCCTGAGCGCCCAGGATTTCATCGACAATTTCGATACGCTGATCACGGAAGAGACCCGAAACGCCGTCGCGGATCAAAGCTATGACGCGCTTTTCGTCAACAGCGATGGCGTGATGTTTGCCAATGGCGAAGTCTGGATGGGAGCGATCTGCGACGACGACGACTGCGCGATCACCCATTGGGCAATCACGGCCATCAACAACTAGCCAGGTTGGCCTCAAAAAACGTTCGAAAACAAATTCTTGGAATACAGAACCTGAATCTTTTTCGCATGTTGATGTCTGCATAGCAGAGGGGGGATATCGCCATAAAAAGCCTGCTGGCCGCCTTAGCGGTCCTTGTTGCCAACACCATCCCCGCAGCAGCGGCGGACGATACGCCTTATGTCGGCACCTGGGACTGCGAAGTCTCAACCTTCACCTTCACCGCCGATACCTATGACCCCGGCGAAGGGCCGCTGAAAATCCGGAAGGTGGAGAAAGATGGCGGCAACTACATTCTCACCCTGCCGGACAACTACCAGATCGGCCTTTCCAGCGTCACCGCGACATCGATGGAGTGGATGTCGATGGCATCCGGCGACATGTTCCACTGCACGAAAGCAAAGCCATGACGTCAGCGACAACGACACTCGCCGCCCTTCTGATCGCCCTCATCGCATCCACACCCGTTCTCGCAGCAGAGACCCGGTGCGGCTGGCTGCAGAACCCGACGCCCGCCAACTGGTGGCTCGACGATGCCGATGGCAGCTGGACGATCATGAGCCAGGGTGCCGGCGAAGGTCCTCCCGGAATGGACCTGATCCCCGACATCTCCGAGCGCGATTACGTCCGCACCAACGGCAACTACGGCTATGCCTGCGCCTGCCTGTCGGTGGAGACGCATGACGGCGAAGGCAGCATCACCGAGATCCTCTCGGTCCGCCAGCTGGCCTTGTCGAAATGCCAGAACGACAAGAACCTCTCATCCCCGGAATAGAGCCGAAATCGATGATTGCCGACTGCTTGTCAATGGTCGCGAGGCTGTCCTGATAGCGGCATGTTTCCCAGTCGGGCACGCCGCATTTAGCTTGCGAAACCAACTCCTTACCGCGCATACTCCACCGGCACGCCAGTTCCGCTCTTCAGCACCTCCATAGAGATCGAGGCGGAGACGTCGAACAGCTCCACCTTGCGCACGATCTGCTTGTAGATCACATCATAGTGCTCGACGCGCGGCAGCACGACCTTGAGGATGTAATCGTAATTGCCCGTCAGCCGGTGCGCCTCAACGATCTCCGGTATCTCGCCGATCACTTTGCGGAAGATGTCGATCCAGTCGTCGGCATGATGCGTCGTCTTCACCAGCGCAAACACGGTGGTAGGCACGCCCATTCTTTCCCGGTCCAGCACGACGATCCGCCGCGCGATATAGCCGGTCTCTTCAAGCCGCTGTATCCGGCGCGAGCAGGCCGAGACCGACAGATGAACACGTTCCGCCAGCGTGCTGACCGCGAGGCTCGCATCTTCCTGCAGCAAGGTAAGAATTCTACGATCTCTTTCGTCCAGCACGCTCTGATTCCCCGTCAACACTCTGTCTCTAGCAAATAATTTGCGCCAAATTAAAAAAACACGCAAACCATACGCGCAAACCGCGTCCTCGTCACGCAACAACGCGCGGACTTTTCATCGAAACCCCGGCACACTAAGCTCCATTGAAATCGGAGAACGGATATGCGCAAGATCGGTCTTATCGGCGGAATGAGCTTCGAAAGCTCGGTTGTCTACTACAAGCTGATCAACGAAATGGTCCGCGAACGGCTGGGCGACCTGCATTCGGCCGAAGTGCTGCTGCATTCCGTGGATTTCCAGACGATCGTCGATATGCAGAAGGCCGGCCGCTGGGATGACGCCGCCAAACATCTCGCCGACGTCGCATCCAGCCTCGAGGCCGCCGGTGCCGCCTGCACGCTGATCTGCACCAACACGATGCATCTGATCGCCCCGGAAGTCCAAGCCGCCACCTCGATCCCGCTGATCGACATCATCGACGAAACCGCGGCTGCTATTCGCAACGCCGGCCGATCGCGCCCGCTGCTGCTCGCCACCCGCTATACGATGGAACACGGCTTCTACACCGACCGCATGGCCGGCCACGGCATCGACGTCATGGTACCCGATGCGGATGACCGCACCCTCGTTCACAACATCATCTTCAACGAACTTTGCGCCGGTAAAGTGTTGGACGCATCGCGAGACGCCCTCTTCGGCGTCATCGAACGCGCCGTTGCCAATGGCGCCGACAGCATCATCCTCGGCTGCACCGAAATCTGCCTGATCCTCGATCCCGAAAACCTGCCCCTCCCCGGCTTCGATTCAACCCGAATCCACGCCTGCGCAGCGGTGAGGTTTGCGCTTGCCGAAGAGGCGGGTGAAGAGCGCGACGCGGCGTAAGCAGATTTGTAGCTCCTCCCTCAGATGAGGTGGAGAGGAACCTTCGGCGCTCACCAAAAACGAATAAAATTCCTATCGCGCCAACAAACGCGCATACTGGTTGGTCGCTGCCATTTCACGGGTACCAGCGCTTGGAAGATCATTGTGCTTTCACCCGATACAGGAGTGATTGCCATGTCCTTTTACGGACAATCAATTGGCGACGAAGCGCTGGTGATGATGAAACGGGTCCTCGATGAAGAATGCGCGCGCAGGGAAATTGACCCTGACGCAGGGCAAGGCCAGGACCTTGCCCTTGTTGTTATGCATGCTTTCCGCAGCGGGATGACGGATGAGAAGGAACTTGTCGTCTTGGTCCGAAACCTGGCGGACGAGGTTTGTTGAACGAAGCGGAGTTCCGCCAAACTAGACCCCAGCTATGCAGCGTTCTATGATACCGATACACCGTCATCAGCCCTTCAGGAGCCCTGACGCCTAAGAGATGCGTGTGCTCTCGCTCCACTGGAGACGAAAGCATGCTGGACAAACCATCCCTTGGCGAAAAGCCCGTCATCCGTGTTGCGATCAAGGAATATCGAGCAGCTTGGGTAACGTCGATTATCAGTCACGGGTTTTGCGAGCATCAAAGCTTCGTCACGGAGCGGGACGCCAAAGCATATGCGGCGAACCGCGCCCGGCTTTTGCTGAACTAGTCCTCCATCCCAATTTTGGGACAGCAAGAAAATTGCCCCCGCATCGAAGCGGGGGCTAAGTATCCGATAGTCCACATGACACATCGCGAATATACGTGATTCGGCAGTTCTCGCGATACCCACACTTGATGAAAGGGTGTGAGGTAGCGAAGCTTGCTACAGTCCACACCTTACAACACACCCTCGTCATAAACCTTCCGCGCAGCCCTGATCCGTTCATGATTGTCCGTGGACCACGCCACGACCGGCAGCACGATGGCCAGGAACGATTGCCCGAGATCCGTCAGTTCATATTCCACGCTCGGCGGCTGTGTCGGAAACACCGTGCGCTTCAGGTAGCCATCGCGTTGAAGATCGCGCAGCGTCTGGGTCAGCATGCGCTGCGAAATGTCGGGGATCATCCGGCGCAGCGCGGAAAAACGCACCGGGCCATCAGCAAGTCCCTGAATGATCAGCGTATTCCATTTGCCGCCGATATTGTCGAGCACGTCGCGTACCGGGCAATTGGCCATGGTGTAGGCAACACCGCCGATCACCATCACTTTCTCGGCGGCCGCTGTCCTGGTGATCTGGTTCATAGTCATGTCCTTCCCTGCCCGCTGCCTCGGTTACCTCGACGTAACTATGGCAGAAAAAACTGCCACCTTTACATCTACGGGCGTATAACCAAATAAGATATGGTCTCAAAAGGGAACCATATCTCAAAGCGGAACTTTCAGCAAGAAAGACACCGGCTTTCGGGAAAACCAAGGAAAGCGATCATGTCCGAAACCCTTCTCGTTACCGGCGCCTCTGGCCAGCTTGGCCGCCTCGTGCTCAATGCCCTGCTCACCTCCGGCAAGGTTGCGCCGGCAGACATCATCGCCACATCGCGCGATCCGTCCAAGCTTTCGGCCTATGCCGAAAAGGGCGTACAGACCCGCAAGGCCGATTTCGACGATGCCGCATCGCTTGCAACCGCCTTTGCCGGTGCAGACCGTGTTCTGGTCGTTTCCACCGACGCGCTCGATGCGCCGGGCAAGCGCCTCGTCCAGCACACCGCCGCCATCAACGCCGCCAAGGTCGCTGGCGCCAAGCATATCCTCTACACCTCGATGCCGAACCCGGAGAATTCCGCCGTCATCTTCGCCCCTGAGCATCTGGGCAGCGAAGCAGCCGTCAAGGCGACGGGCCTTCCCTACACGATCCTGCGCAATGGCTGGTACATGGAAAACCTGTTCATGGGTCTGCCGCACGCCTTCTCCGAGGGCAAATGGTATACCTCGGCCGGTGAAGGCAAGATCGCCCATATCGCCCGTGCCGACATCGCCGCCGCAATCGCCGACGCTTTGACCTCGGGTTCAACGGAAAGCAAGACGTATACGCTGACCGGCACTGTCGCGCGCACTTCTTCGGAAATCGCTGAAATCGCATCGAAAATCGTCGGAAAGCCGCTCGATGTGGTGACGATCACCGACGAACAGCTGACCGGCGGCCTTCAGGCGGCCGGTCTTCCGCCCTTCCTGATCCCCGTGGTGGTGTCCTTCGACACCAACACCCGCGAAGGCAAGATCGCCATGGTCACCGACGATGCCAAAACGCTTTCCGGCAAGCCACTGACGTCGATCGAAACCTTCTTCGAGACAAACAAGGCCGCTTTTGCGGGCTAGACGCCGACGCCACGCGGCCGGATCGTCAGACGGTCTGGCCGCACGCCCTGCGGAAGCGCCGGACGGTTTCCGCCATGCCAAACTCAAGCGCATCCGCCGTCAACCCATGGCCGATGGAGACTTCGTCCAGCATCGGAATATGCTTTGCCAGCAGCGGCATGTTGGCGACGGTCAGATCGTGCCCGGCATTGACCCCAAGGCCCAGTTCATGGCCGATTTTCGCAGTTTTCCCGAGCTCGATGGCGATCATTGCTGCCTTTTGCTCATCATCAAAACAGCCGCCATAAGGGCCGGTATAGAGCTCGATACGATCGGCGCCGGTTTCCCGCGCGATCGTCAGCGCCTCTCTGTCCGGCGTACCGTCGGCGAAGACAGAGACCCTGAGGCCGTTCTTCTTCAGCCGCGCCGTCACGTCGGCAAGCAGTTCAGCATTGGCGCGAAAATCCCAACCGTGATCGGATGTCGCCTGCGCGGGATCGTCCGGCACGAGTGTCACCTGCTCGGGCTGGTGGCGCTCCACAAGCTCCAGGAATTCGGCGTTCGGATAGCCTTCCATGTTGAATTCGGCATCCGGAAACTCGTCGTCGATCAGATTACGAATCGGCGCCAGATCGGAAAAACGGATATGCCGCTGGTCCGGCCGCGGATGAACCGTCAGGCCGCTTGCGCCCGCCTGCAGCGCAATTCTGCCGAGCGCAGTAACCGAAGGCCAGGGAAGATCGCGGCGATTTCTCAGCATCGCGACAGCGTTCATGTTCACGGAGAGTTTCGCAGCCATTTCAGCACTTTCGAACAGTTGGCGGTTGCAGGCAGCCTCTTCTATCGCGTCCGCATGCCGCTCGCAATCGATCGCGTGTTTGAAGGGTGCGCGTCGAAAGGCCTCATCAGTTATTTCACATCCAATGAAAATTTAATGGAACAAGGCCCTGACAAGTCGGGCAAATTCCGATTTAATGCAAAGCCATCTCCCGACGTGCCTAGCAAGCGCCCGAGATGCTTTTCCAGGAAGGACCTAAACCAGACGATGATTCGTTTTGCTCGTCATATCGAACCATTTTTTGCAGGATCCTGCCGCCGTGTGGCGCGGCAGCGTGGGGTCTGCATCTGATGAGCACAGAAGGCTCCGAAAGACGCCAGCCAGCAGCGGCACTCCTGCGGCAGGCATTGCAGCGGGTGCTTGAGAGCAAGACGTTTGCACGCTCCGAACGCCTGCGTTCGTTCCTGAGATATGTCGTCGAGACAGAGTTGGGCGGCGCCGGCGCCCAGCTCAAAGGCTATACGATCGCCATTGATGTCTTCGGCAGGCCGATGGCCTTCGATGCCGATGGAGACCCGCTCGTGCGCGTCCATGCCGGCAAGCTTCGTAAATTGCTGGATACCTATTACGCAACGGAGGGGTCCGGCGAGGAATGGCGCATCGCCATTCCCAAGGGCAGCTATGTTCCGGAATACCGGCAGCACCACGTCGAAGCTACCCCCGCGGAAACCACGGTGCCTGCCTCGGTCCAGACAAGACGGGCGGAGATGTCCGTTGCCGCCAAAGAGACGACCGGTCC
This genomic stretch from Pararhizobium capsulatum DSM 1112 harbors:
- a CDS encoding TetR/AcrR family transcriptional regulator C-terminal domain-containing protein, which produces MQIAVQPSQPDYSPRQNAVLDSALRLLVDGGEKALTTAGVARAANCSKESLYKWFGDRDGLLSAMIGFQASKVRTFEAHAGRLDVGKLHELLVTFARDLLEVLSGDVSLALNRLAIGQASRDGSKLGHMLQERGRRQIGKRAGALLEAARRARLVRFDDAEEAYGTLYGLVVSDLHLRMLLGEPITEKDRNFDRRAERAIDAFLRLYGTSENTAAS
- the ilvC gene encoding ketol-acid reductoisomerase, translating into MRVYYDRDADLNLIKSKNVVIVGYGSQGRAHALNLKDSGAGNVVIALKAGSATIKKAEADGFKVMTVAEAAKWGDLLMMATPDELQADIYKAEIADNIRDGAAIAFAHGLNVHFGLIEPKDTLDVVMIAPKGPGHTVRGEYQKGGGVPCLVAVEKNASGNALDLALSYACGVGGGRSGIIETNFKEECETDLFGEQVVLCGGLVELIRAGFETLVEGGYAPEMAYFECLHEVKLIVDLIYEGGIANMNYSISNTAEWGEYVSGPRIITAETKAEMKRVLTDIQTGKFTSDWMQEYRSGAARFKGIRRMNDNHQIEEVGAKLRGMMPWIGKNKLVDKAKN
- a CDS encoding winged helix-turn-helix transcriptional regulator, giving the protein MNQITRTAAAEKVMVIGGVAYTMANCPVRDVLDNIGGKWNTLIIQGLADGPVRFSALRRMIPDISQRMLTQTLRDLQRDGYLKRTVFPTQPPSVEYELTDLGQSFLAIVLPVVAWSTDNHERIRAARKVYDEGVL
- a CDS encoding pyridoxine 5'-phosphate synthase, producing the protein MAAKLSVNMNAVAMLRNRRDLPWPSVTALGRIALQAGASGLTVHPRPDQRHIRFSDLAPIRNLIDDEFPDAEFNMEGYPNAEFLELVERHQPEQVTLVPDDPAQATSDHGWDFRANAELLADVTARLKKNGLRVSVFADGTPDREALTIARETGADRIELYTGPYGGCFDDEQKAAMIAIELGKTAKIGHELGLGVNAGHDLTVANMPLLAKHIPMLDEVSIGHGLTADALEFGMAETVRRFRRACGQTV
- a CDS encoding aspartate/glutamate racemase family protein, which translates into the protein MRKIGLIGGMSFESSVVYYKLINEMVRERLGDLHSAEVLLHSVDFQTIVDMQKAGRWDDAAKHLADVASSLEAAGAACTLICTNTMHLIAPEVQAATSIPLIDIIDETAAAIRNAGRSRPLLLATRYTMEHGFYTDRMAGHGIDVMVPDADDRTLVHNIIFNELCAGKVLDASRDALFGVIERAVANGADSIILGCTEICLILDPENLPLPGFDSTRIHACAAVRFALAEEAGEERDAA
- a CDS encoding DUF4087 domain-containing protein: MTSATTTLAALLIALIASTPVLAAETRCGWLQNPTPANWWLDDADGSWTIMSQGAGEGPPGMDLIPDISERDYVRTNGNYGYACACLSVETHDGEGSITEILSVRQLALSKCQNDKNLSSPE
- a CDS encoding SDR family oxidoreductase, with the translated sequence MSETLLVTGASGQLGRLVLNALLTSGKVAPADIIATSRDPSKLSAYAEKGVQTRKADFDDAASLATAFAGADRVLVVSTDALDAPGKRLVQHTAAINAAKVAGAKHILYTSMPNPENSAVIFAPEHLGSEAAVKATGLPYTILRNGWYMENLFMGLPHAFSEGKWYTSAGEGKIAHIARADIAAAIADALTSGSTESKTYTLTGTVARTSSEIAEIASKIVGKPLDVVTITDEQLTGGLQAAGLPPFLIPVVVSFDTNTREGKIAMVTDDAKTLSGKPLTSIETFFETNKAAFAG
- a CDS encoding Lrp/AsnC family transcriptional regulator produces the protein MLDERDRRILTLLQEDASLAVSTLAERVHLSVSACSRRIQRLEETGYIARRIVVLDRERMGVPTTVFALVKTTHHADDWIDIFRKVIGEIPEIVEAHRLTGNYDYILKVVLPRVEHYDVIYKQIVRKVELFDVSASISMEVLKSGTGVPVEYAR